From the Deltaproteobacteria bacterium genome, the window CCGAAGATATCGCTCTCCGCCGTAGTAGAGCCTGTAGAGGGTCTTAGGGGAGACGCCCGCGTAGTACATGGCGAGGTAGAGCCAGTTACGAAGCGTCGCCCTGTAGAGCCCTCTCTCTTCCCAGCGCCTCGGCGAGGTGACGGCCCGCTCGGCGAGTAGCGCTATGCGGCCCCGGCGCGCAAGCCTTCTCATGCAGTCCACGTCCTCCATGAGCGGCAGTCCCCCGAAGCCGCCGGCCTCGACAAAGACCGCTCGCCTTGCGAATATGGCCTGGTCGCCGTAGAGGAGGTTGAACCTGGAGCGCAGGCTTACGGCGGCCTCGACGACGCGGAACCAGCGCCTCGGCGAGTCGATGGCCAGGGAAAAGCCCCCGGCCACCACG encodes:
- a CDS encoding glycosyltransferase; the protein is MDVSVVIPTLNEAAGIAGAVGSVAGEASQVIVADGGSTDGTRAAARALGAEVLRAPRGRGAQMDCGARAAKAEVLLFLHADTRLAPGWKAAVESALSDRRVVAGGFSLAIDSPRRWFRVVEAAVSLRSRFNLLYGDQAIFARRAVFVEAGGFGGLPLMEDVDCMRRLARRGRIALLAERAVTSPRRWEERGLYRATLRNWLYLAMYYAGVSPKTLYRLYYGGERYLRESADRLP